The window cagacagacagacagacagaaaaacatCAGAGAGACAAAACTGCGCACAGAAATAACACCTTTCTCAACTTACCTGGTAAGGCTACAGCATACACTATCTTTTCCTGGAATACCATTGCAAAGATGAAAGTGACAACTACAGCTGATGCTCTCAATACGTTTCGTTTCCATGTTGCTacctgaaaagaaaaataagacaGCAAATAACTagtatttttaaaatgattgTCACATTAATAACAGTGTCTGAACATATGTGTACTTGATGAGGTCGCAAAACTTAAACCCAAACCACCATGCAATGAAACTGACCCGGTAATTTTACTGATCCCGCCAATACTCCAATGAGCGAAAACACAACCCGGTCAGAAAATTAAACAGATTCGGCCACAGAGTGGCTTGATGTTAAATACCACAGAAAATCATCTGTATTCAACTCAAGGTCTATGACTGCTTAGTTACTGCATTTGTTGATATGCAACAAATACATTTTCGATACGGACTGATAGAAATCGCCAGTAAGTAAGCCAGCATGAACGAGCACGGTGAAGACGAGCTGCATCCGTGACGTTCGTGCAGAGTGGATAAACAggactttttagctcacatgttcacacacgtgcGCTAATGTCGTACCaaatctgtctatctgtctgtctatctgtataCACGATATCCCAatgcctgaacggattcaagtcagatttagtcCATAGATTCTGTTTGACATTGGCAAGAACTGATTGTTATTGGTGGGTGTGTCTTGCAcatttcataaacattttcatactAATGATTTTAGATAAACAGATTTACAATGAGAATGGGTGCACAGAATTGGATAGGAGtttctacaaatgttgatcactcAAGGATATATCCGGCATTAAGACACAACGGTGTGACATGAGAGTTGATGatactaggttaaaacaatatttagcattttaTTTCAGCcgattccaaatttgcatatttgatgaacttaaCTAATTAGGGTAATATGTTTTAATTgactttaccaaaattgacGAACCTTGCTGTGTACATGGAAGATACtacgatacaacattattgataGTTATTCAGCATTTTCGCTGAAGCAGTTTCCTAAATTTCatacttcagtcaattcctaatttgcatattcaatgaactttcccaattaagGATATATTCCTGGAgtaacttgatcaaagttggtgaaacaTGCTATGAACGTTGATGATCCTAGGTTAAAACGATATTAAAAGccatttaacattttcacttcagctaaTCACCAATTTAATATCGAACTTGACCACGggcaattacacatgctatataaagtggtgatacaatgacatcagtcaaagaaatttagtattttgatTTCAGCGAGTTACATacatacttaatgaccttttgcattaatctgtggtgaagattgcaacactttcaatgaagttgcaaagaTGTGGCAAAAGTTAAAATTCACATACAAATGCACTATATATTGAAACACgtaagcattttcagttcatatgaTGGCTGAGATCATCTTTCTGACAGACATACCACATGTATTTACCAGCTTAtgtaacctcctataaaaagcGTTTCATTTTTAGAAACAATTCGCATCCGAAAGTAACTTtcaacaatttcttttcaattgAGTAGTATGTAattattcagcttgtcattAAAAACAGTGCATGCTCCTGCAAAGCAAATAAGTTGAAAAATATGTACACTTTAGGTTGGCAAAAGTCAAATTATACCCTATGTCGCACAGTCTGGTAGTGTTGTGACCAGTTTCCTCGGGTTTCTAAGTGGGTAATGTTCACGGGCGACTCGCATTTGAGCCGAAATGTCACAAAGCGAATGCACAAAGTACTCTACGTTAACACAATTCTATATTTCACCGAAGCGATTCATATTAAAGCAACAATCAATAAATTAAACGTTGAAACACGAGAAGTTGGTCTTTAATGGCAATGAAAGAAGCCTGCTTCAGAAATCTCTTATATAAAGAAACTGACTGAGTCAGGAATGAGTCCCCTTCCATGTAGATTGCGGTAGCGATCTTCTTTCTGTACATCTGCGACTTTGTTTTTTGCTCGTGACAAAGGAGTGTCTTCAGACTCTTCAACATCTACTTCTGAACTCTTCCTTGGTCCAAAGACCCCGCCTTAAAATAAACACGAAACGAAAGTTATGGATGATCGCAGTTAACGTAGGGGAACCTATTTACTGAGTTCTTTTCTAGCTCTGGCCTCATAAAACTGACATTCCAAAATGGCACTGCGATAACATAATATAATGATCACATAAAAATTACTATGGTGTAACCAGCTATTTGTTTAACATATGTTAACCCTTGATTCACTGAGACAGCATTCGTGCCAGCCTTACAGACGCCCTTCCCCTCGTCACCATGTCTCACAATCTAAGGATAAATGAGGTATCATCGTATAAGTACCTTATTTGTGAAACATCTGTAAGAACTTTTTGTAGGCCTAATTATGTTTTTGACGATGATCCGGTAGTGACAAAAGTAACTTGATTAAAAACAAGCATTGAGGTTCTTACCTGCTGCAAACAGAATACCTTCACAGATTTGTATCACAGGGAATAGTTGCAAAGGATATGTGCATAAAATCACCAAGCAAAACGCAGCATTGACTCCGTGAACAAGCGCATCATTGGTAGGAAGGTTTAAAGTCACTGTTTGGTGAACATGGTCACCAAAGCGAAGGTAACCAATAATTCCGAACAAAGTTAAGATGACGAACTCAAGAGCTATGACAATATGGAGGAATAATGATAATCTATGACGATTATTGTGCATGCTGGCTTCCAACGGTATTACCTGTTGTGCAGAAAACACGAATACGTTGGTTACGACTGAGGTTAAGAAACTTCACGGGTAAGTGttatgtttttatcaaaatgaacTCTTTTATTATCCTAATCTTCGACTCTGCTTAAAAGTAGAGTTTTAAGGATATGAAACTTAACGGCATTTTGGGGTTATATCCCAAGTATAGTCCAAATAGCACTGAAAAGTAGCCCATTCAATATGCTTCGCTTTACTTTTATATGTAAATGGACGGTCGCAATAGCTTGTTGTGATATCAtttgtattggcatgtagaaCAATCTAAAGCTTTCTATAAGATAGCCAATTTACAACTCTTTTTTTAACATGGGCAATTAATGAGTTGCCAAAGCAAATTTGCTTTTGACAAAAACATGAATATCTTTGTACATTTAATACGTATATTGGTAAGTCGGCAGGATTGTTTCTTGACGTTTTCACAAACTTTTTTTGCTTCGGTAATAGCCTTGTCGACGGACACTTGATGGACACCGAACACcagacacacaaaaaaacacagACTAGTGGCTTGTAGCACACACCACTATCAATTGAATCACGTATAATTGATGAAGTATAGAGAAAGTATTTGCTCCAGACATTCTCCCACATCATCGACGGATGATATAAAAGTGCTATGCACATAATAAACACGATAAGTACAACAAAAAGTGGTTGATGACGGTGACTTACCATACCTATACCTTCGAAGCTTGCAGTCATCTGTCCCCAAACGACTGGTAAAGTTGTCCATCTGAAGAGAACGAAAtcttcatatattttgaaatctcCAAACATAAAAATTGAAGTGATACAGAAAGTTAGAAGATACTCAAAAACTAAAGTACTGCAAGTaacgtgcatatatatatatatatatatatatatatatatatatatatatatatatatatatatatatatatacatatacatatatatatatatatatttatatataccgtactctctgtgcccaagttcagaggttgccataaagccattatggtgataaccgggagggcattgtatgcattgtatacatttgtatacattttgtgggtgtgtatatatacatatatatatatatatatatgtatatatatatatatatatatatatatatatatatatatatatatatatatatatatatatatatatatatatatatatatatatatatatatatatatatatatacatacatacatatatatgtgtttgtgtgtgtatgtgtttgtgtgtgtgatcTAGTTATCTACTATTTATGTTAAAAATTAGAGACATTGGAAACATTAGCGAGGTGCATTTCAACTTTGAGCTCTCGTACATTACACTGTAATACCTCGGCTATGTTGGTTGACGGAACATCCGAAGTTGAGTTGAGTTACCATGAGTTACTCATTCTGTATAATGCGACGATAAGGTGAGCGACAACAGAAATCAAATCCTAAAAAAGTAAACCATTAACTGAGATGCAATGTTGTAATCGTTTAAATCTATACTGTGAGCAACGCTAGATCATCCGGAGGAAAGGCGTTGATATGTGTAGGTGAAAGTGCTGTCACTGTGATAACTTACCAGCAAATATATAAATAGCTATGGATAACAACCCTAGACTCATTGCCCCAGTACCAACAAGGCTAATGGGTCCAAAGCTTCGAGCGTTTCGAACTAGACTTGTCAGGAGAAATATAGCGAGTATTATGAAATACATCAGATATTGCGGTGCCGCCGTCGATTCAACAAGTTGACTGTGTCCGGGATCTGTGCTCTCGAATTCATTCCTTTCCTGTCGACCTCCATACATGTCATCAATGCTGATAGTCTCGCTAACATTTTTAGGTAGTCCTGATCTGAGTGGCAAGCCAGGTATTTCCACCAAGGATGGGGAAGTTATCTTGATCGAAAGGTGTTTCAGGTAATTCACTTCTCAATTGATAACTTTCGTTGTGAAACTTAATGTCTCCTTCCTTTTTGTGTCCGTACAGGACAAGGAAATGTCTGTTAAGACTCAAGTCACCGCTGAAATATTCATATCCCGATTCCGATGTATTAACTTCAGGGTGCATGCCACCCATATGTCTGGCAGCGGTTGATGAGTTTCCAACTTTGAGAGAAGGGAAGAAGGATACACCGGTGAGCACTAGAAAAGAGACGTAACTCGCACAGAAACCAATCTGCATAATGCAGAGTCCAACGTTGACTAAGGCAAGCCCGACGTTCCCCAAACACAGATATCCGATGTCACCATACGTTAACGCCCTTTCAAATCGCTCTGACATCTCCTCTGCTGACTCGCCACCTGCATCAGTATTGGTCTTTTCCGCAGATTCCCAATGTATTTCGGATGGTGCATGACGATGGACAGGACATATTCTTCCCATAACCTCTCTCTTGCACTTTAGGAGAAGATGACCGCAGTAGTCGGCCATCGATGCAATTATTATCAGAGAGATGAGCCCTAACTGTATAAAGCAAGTATACGACTACCAGTTAATCATATCTCCCTGAACCTACGACTCCAGTAGATAACTgttctaaaatggcaaaaaaccgAACCAGGACCGTTTATTTCCTTTCGTGCTGCTaacgtaaattgtgaaaattgagaaTGCCTCCTTGTGAAGTATTAacgttcactttcgaggcacttTTGAGAATGCGATTTGATTTAAACAACATTGTGGTCCATCGCTTCCTTAACAATTTTATCAAAGCGGcgttggaaaatatttttttgtataaTTAGTTTAAATTGCGAGCAAGTTAAATTTAGAGAACAACGTCGacagcaacaacagcaacaacaacgacgacaacgacaaaaacaacaacaaaaataaacaaaaaaatactactactactactactactactactactactactacaaataataataataataataataataataataataataataaatagtGCCGGAAGATATGTCTGTTTTGAAGAACGTCAAAACACCATTCTTATGTATGCTTTCGTTATTAGAGTATGTAACCCTAACTAGGATCACGTTTCATTTCAGTATCTGCAACAAGATAATTGAGTCAAGGTAAATGATCACACCTCATATACCTTATGTAAGTCCAAGTATGACACGTGTACTTACCACAATGCCACTCTCCCGAAAGTCGAAAGCCATTCCAAGAGGGGAGAGTCCGGCATATGCCTTGAACACACTGGCAAAGTCAGCCAAGTTCTGGGCGACCCCCGGCTCGTTGTTTCTGTTGTTAACgtgatgttcaaaattttagAACAGATTACTTGTGTACCATGTTCTTTGCGATGGTAAATACCAACAAAGGAAAACATTCGcattacacttcaattgctggTTATACTATGCATGCATTGTGCTGTTAAACTTTGCGTATGTCCATTTCTTGCTTCCCATCCACATCCCTCATCTTTCCATTTGATTTCACTTCACTTCATCACTTCCGTTGCATCTCATCAAATATGATTCGCTATATTCATCCACTTACAAAAGTTAATTTCGTCTTTCACCATCCCATCCTCCTCACACATAACAAACGCATGTGCGTGTAGAACAACACAGTGTATACCTATGTCAAGTACATACAATATCTATTGCGTACTTGTATTCGCATTCGTGCACAGAAACATGACATTGACCCATACACGTGTaattactgaaatatttctttgaGAATTAGAC of the Ptychodera flava strain L36383 chromosome 20, AS_Pfla_20210202, whole genome shotgun sequence genome contains:
- the LOC139120224 gene encoding uncharacterized protein — translated: MAAKRDNGNTVTSTDDIYSTPEQNNEPGVAQNLADFASVFKAYAGLSPLGMAFDFRESGIVLGLISLIIIASMADYCGHLLLKCKREVMGRICPVHRHAPSEIHWESAEKTNTDAGGESAEEMSERFERALTYGDIGYLCLGNVGLALVNVGLCIMQIGFCASYVSFLVLTGVSFFPSLKVGNSSTAARHMGGMHPEVNTSESGYEYFSGDLSLNRHFLVLYGHKKEGDIKFHNESYQLRSELPETPFDQDNFPILGGNTWLATQIRTT